The following are encoded in a window of Allosphingosinicella indica genomic DNA:
- a CDS encoding alpha/beta fold hydrolase, with translation MPVDPRSGVHFELHGAGRPLMIGLPLMASHVEIFGPKSAAILTGYLDRLTDVYQVLTLDYPSIGRSADIAPDALTADRVCQDLLSVADAAGFDRFAFWGYSWSGAVGLQLAARTDRLSALVIGGWPALGAPYAEALEASTRKIGKFDEGARVVLRNDEQYAQWSNFYRSVLGWPETAATRPAPIPRMIYFGGDGDLVEAGVPLPIASRIRASRPALAAAGWTTHEIPHHGHEVAHRPDLVVPPVRHFLDRHLGTTAEFSGRSGF, from the coding sequence ATGCCGGTCGATCCGCGCAGCGGCGTCCATTTCGAACTTCACGGCGCTGGCCGTCCGTTGATGATCGGCCTGCCCCTCATGGCCTCGCACGTCGAGATATTCGGCCCGAAAAGTGCGGCGATACTGACGGGCTATCTCGACCGGCTGACCGACGTCTACCAGGTGCTCACCCTCGACTATCCCAGCATCGGCCGAAGCGCGGATATCGCGCCCGACGCTTTGACCGCCGATCGCGTCTGCCAGGACCTTTTGAGCGTCGCCGACGCAGCCGGGTTCGATCGCTTCGCTTTCTGGGGATACTCTTGGAGCGGTGCGGTCGGCCTTCAGCTTGCGGCGAGGACCGATCGACTTTCGGCGCTGGTGATCGGAGGCTGGCCGGCCCTCGGCGCGCCTTATGCCGAGGCTCTCGAAGCGTCGACGCGCAAGATCGGGAAGTTCGACGAGGGCGCGCGCGTCGTGCTTCGCAATGACGAGCAATATGCACAATGGAGCAACTTCTACCGCAGTGTGCTGGGCTGGCCGGAGACTGCGGCGACGCGGCCCGCGCCGATCCCCCGCATGATCTATTTCGGCGGCGACGGCGATCTGGTGGAAGCGGGCGTGCCGCTGCCGATCGCCAGCCGGATTCGCGCGTCCCGCCCGGCGCTGGCGGCGGCAGGCTGGACCACACACGAAATCCCGCATCATGGCCATGAGGTGGCGCACAGGCCCGATCTGGTCGTGCCGCCTGTGCGGCATTTCCTGGACCGGCATCTTGGCACAACAGCAGAATTTAGCGGTCGCAGCGGCTTCTGA
- a CDS encoding TetR/AcrR family transcriptional regulator: MASKQTKTRSAADKDEQATPLEADWIAAARTMLIEGGVAAVQINPLAQRLGVTRGGFYWRFRNRQDLLDHLLADWQNSNTRHFLLALQRSGTPQERYRRMVRMFIEEREFDPALDAAIRQWGGIDPAIADKVREADDQRIDALRRVFLDAGQEEDEAMIRARIVYFHQIGYYALGIRETRERRRTLAPLYDRILCGF, translated from the coding sequence ATGGCTAGCAAACAGACAAAGACGCGCTCCGCTGCCGACAAGGACGAGCAGGCGACGCCGCTGGAAGCGGACTGGATAGCTGCCGCCCGCACGATGCTGATCGAAGGCGGAGTGGCCGCGGTCCAGATAAATCCGCTCGCCCAGCGCCTGGGGGTCACGCGCGGCGGCTTCTACTGGCGGTTTCGCAACCGGCAGGATTTGCTCGATCACCTGCTCGCCGACTGGCAGAACAGCAATACCCGCCATTTCCTTCTTGCACTTCAGCGCTCCGGCACGCCGCAGGAACGATATCGCCGGATGGTGCGCATGTTTATCGAGGAGCGCGAATTCGATCCGGCCCTCGATGCCGCAATCCGGCAATGGGGCGGGATCGACCCCGCCATCGCGGATAAAGTTCGCGAGGCGGACGACCAGCGGATCGACGCGCTGCGGCGCGTCTTTCTGGATGCGGGCCAGGAAGAGGACGAAGCGATGATCCGCGCCCGGATCGTCTACTTCCACCAGATCGGCTATTATGCGCTCGGTATTCGCGAGACGCGCGAAAGGCGGCGAACTCTCGCTCCGCTTTACGACCGGATCCTCTGCGGATTCTAG